The following coding sequences lie in one Metallumcola ferriviriculae genomic window:
- the hypE gene encoding hydrogenase expression/formation protein HypE, whose translation MKRDKITLAHGSGGKLSQRLIEEVIYPAFGSNGGHELLDAASFTAWGKMAFTTDSFVISPLFFSGGDIGKLAACGTINDLAVSGAEPLFLSVGLIIEEGFEISKLQKILQSLANTAETAGAAVVTGDTKVVERGNADKLYINTAGIGLISPGTQLGPANIEVGDVIIVSGTMGDHGMAVLSCREGLSFETVLTSDCAALNGLVEAVSRTGSIVCMRDPTRGGLATTLCELAEQSGTVMEIIEDQVPVKPAVTLGCAMLGMDPLYLANEGKVIIIAKNQSKEKVLTAVKGHPLGSDAQIIGKVTGRDQGGAVLLETTVGAKRLLRRLEGEHLPRIC comes from the coding sequence ATGAAAAGAGATAAAATAACACTGGCTCACGGCAGCGGCGGTAAGCTGTCCCAACGGTTGATTGAGGAGGTCATCTATCCAGCATTTGGCAGCAACGGAGGCCATGAGCTGTTAGATGCCGCATCTTTTACCGCCTGGGGTAAAATGGCTTTTACTACCGATAGTTTTGTCATTTCCCCGTTATTTTTTTCTGGGGGCGATATAGGCAAACTGGCTGCCTGCGGCACCATCAATGACCTGGCAGTAAGCGGGGCGGAACCACTTTTTTTAAGCGTTGGACTGATTATCGAGGAAGGATTTGAGATTTCCAAGCTGCAGAAAATTTTGCAGTCACTGGCCAATACAGCTGAAACTGCGGGAGCAGCAGTGGTGACAGGGGATACCAAGGTGGTGGAGCGGGGCAATGCGGATAAACTCTACATAAATACCGCCGGTATCGGGCTTATTTCTCCAGGCACCCAGCTGGGGCCTGCCAACATTGAAGTGGGCGACGTAATCATCGTCAGCGGCACTATGGGTGATCACGGTATGGCAGTGTTGAGCTGTCGGGAAGGTTTATCCTTTGAAACGGTGCTTACCAGTGACTGTGCCGCTTTAAACGGTTTGGTCGAAGCAGTGAGCCGCACCGGTTCGATAGTCTGCATGCGTGATCCCACCCGGGGTGGTCTGGCTACCACGCTATGTGAGTTAGCAGAACAATCGGGTACGGTGATGGAAATTATCGAGGACCAAGTACCGGTAAAGCCTGCCGTCACCCTGGGGTGCGCTATGTTGGGAATGGATCCGTTGTATCTGGCCAATGAAGGCAAAGTAATCATAATTGCCAAAAACCAAAGTAAGGAAAAGGTATTGACCGCCGTCAAGGGCCACCCATTGGGGAGCGATGCGCAAATAATCGGCAAGGTTACCGGACGGGACCAGGGCGGGGCAGTGCTCCTCGAGACGACCGTGGGTGCTAAGCGCCTCCTGCGTCGGTTGGAGGGAGAGCACCTGCCGCGGATTTGTTAA
- the hypD gene encoding hydrogenase formation protein HypD produces MVDKQKVRYQLQEIERMNPCKQINLMEVCGTHTHAIGKSGLRQLLPQNINLISGPGCPVCVTDDWEIESYLDLARQGRVIIATFGDLLKVPGTRGSLADARGDGIRVSVVYSPLEALTLAQNNPTAEVVFLGAGFETTTPVVAMSVLEAKERGLKNYSVFSMHKLVPPALAALLEDKEVNVDGFILPGHVSTIIGQEPYQFLSRDYGKGGVIAGFEPEDILETVGMLLAQMNQGEPAIKIQYHRGMAPEGNAVAREAAAKVFTPEDARWRGLGLLPESGLRLRREYERFDAKAKFGLPQVPPTAVKVQPGCACGEILKGIKKPHQCRSFGRACTPMEPVGPCMVSSEGTCAAYYRYAEYQGELA; encoded by the coding sequence ATGGTTGATAAGCAAAAGGTTCGATATCAGCTGCAGGAAATTGAAAGGATGAACCCTTGCAAGCAAATCAATCTTATGGAAGTTTGCGGCACACATACCCATGCCATCGGCAAAAGCGGCCTGCGTCAGCTGCTGCCGCAAAATATCAATCTCATATCCGGTCCCGGCTGTCCGGTATGTGTCACCGATGACTGGGAAATTGAGTCCTACCTGGATTTGGCACGGCAAGGTAGGGTTATTATTGCCACATTTGGTGATCTGCTGAAGGTGCCCGGCACTAGGGGTAGCCTGGCCGATGCCCGGGGGGATGGGATCAGGGTGTCGGTGGTATATTCGCCCCTTGAGGCACTAACACTAGCGCAGAATAATCCCACAGCAGAAGTGGTCTTTCTGGGTGCGGGCTTTGAAACCACTACGCCGGTGGTGGCCATGTCGGTGCTTGAAGCGAAAGAAAGGGGCCTGAAAAATTACTCCGTATTCAGCATGCATAAATTGGTGCCCCCGGCACTAGCGGCATTACTGGAGGACAAGGAAGTCAATGTGGACGGGTTTATTCTGCCGGGACACGTAAGTACAATCATCGGCCAGGAACCTTACCAATTCCTCAGTAGGGATTATGGTAAAGGCGGTGTTATTGCTGGGTTCGAGCCAGAAGATATCCTAGAAACAGTTGGTATGTTATTGGCTCAAATGAATCAGGGGGAACCGGCCATTAAGATACAGTACCATCGGGGCATGGCGCCCGAGGGCAATGCTGTGGCACGGGAAGCAGCGGCGAAAGTTTTTACACCCGAGGACGCCCGTTGGCGCGGACTGGGGCTGCTACCCGAGAGCGGGCTGAGATTAAGACGCGAATATGAGAGATTTGATGCTAAGGCAAAATTTGGTTTGCCCCAGGTACCCCCGACAGCGGTGAAGGTACAGCCAGGCTGTGCCTGCGGCGAAATCTTGAAGGGGATTAAAAAACCGCATCAATGCAGGTCATTCGGCAGAGCGTGTACTCCCATGGAGCCGGTGGGCCCCTGTATGGTTTCTTCCGAAGGGACCTGCGCCGCCTATTACAGATATGCGGAATATCAGGGGGAATTGGCATGA
- a CDS encoding HypC/HybG/HupF family hydrogenase formation chaperone, whose protein sequence is MCLAVPLRIKTRSGDMAEAGDETLRRKISLALTPDAAEGDWVLVHAGYAIHQISEEDALETLKLLEELGESNG, encoded by the coding sequence ATGTGTTTAGCAGTACCATTAAGAATCAAGACAAGATCCGGGGACATGGCTGAGGCAGGTGACGAAACCCTCAGACGTAAGATTTCCCTGGCCCTGACTCCCGATGCAGCCGAAGGTGACTGGGTGCTGGTACATGCCGGTTATGCCATTCATCAGATCAGCGAGGAAGACGCCCTGGAAACGTTGAAATTGTTGGAGGAGCTAGGTGAAAGTAATGGTTGA
- the hypF gene encoding carbamoyltransferase HypF, whose translation MFGVVQGVGFRPFIYRLAGKHRLHGFVLNNSQGVTIHWEGEARSIDQALAAMLNSPPPLAKITSYSCREIEPNKYSSFFIQESLVREGIEALIPPDVGICSDCMRELQDAADRRFSYPFTNCTNCGPRFTIIRDMPYDRRQTTMNQFDMCPSCQAEYDDPENRRFHAQPNACGRCGPRMELWDHMGNIVNEDPHRLLLAGNILAVKGLGGFHLACNAMDEEAVDRLRQLKKRDAKPFALMAADLETVRRCCRLSAAEEEQLISPVRPIVVLQQQDLSLPQAINPALDSLGIMLPYTPLHQLLLSPTLSLVVMTSANLSSNPLITANKEALEQLGEIADFFLVHNRGIVNPCDDSVGAVTGGSWQYTRRARGCVPLPVHLRGKEMTPLLACGPNFKNTFALTKGEKVFLSQHWGDLDNYLNYLKYEEAVPKMMSLLDIKPELVVHDLHPDYQTTAFAGKLCRDLSLPAHAVQHHHAHMASCMADNGLDEEVMAVICDGTGYGTDGAIWGFEFLYGDYGSYSRLGHLHYLPLPGGEASIKKVDRMAYAFLISTLNNGVKQQAEQVLPRLGTKERELLDIQVKRKINSPLTSSCGRLFDAAAALLGICSINKYEGQAPMEMEAKARHSTDKGQYYRLELAKNGDGTFTLNTAALWAEMLEDILAGKEPGTLALKFHWAVARAIIDGVLHMAAVTGLDKVVFSGGVFQNRLLTAMVKELMAETKIDEYLHRQVPPNDGGVSLGQALIGNEVQKRCV comes from the coding sequence GTGTTCGGTGTGGTGCAGGGCGTGGGTTTTCGCCCCTTTATTTATCGGCTGGCCGGCAAGCACCGGTTGCATGGATTCGTGCTAAATAACAGCCAAGGGGTAACCATCCACTGGGAAGGTGAAGCGCGCAGCATAGACCAGGCTTTGGCGGCAATGCTAAACTCCCCGCCTCCTTTGGCAAAAATCACCAGTTATTCATGCCGAGAGATAGAACCGAATAAATACAGCAGCTTCTTTATTCAGGAGAGTCTCGTCCGGGAAGGTATAGAAGCACTCATCCCGCCCGACGTGGGTATCTGCAGCGACTGTATGAGAGAGCTTCAGGATGCCGCGGACCGAAGGTTTTCCTATCCTTTTACCAATTGTACCAACTGCGGTCCCAGGTTTACCATAATCCGCGATATGCCTTATGACAGGCGCCAGACAACCATGAATCAGTTTGACATGTGTCCAAGCTGTCAAGCAGAGTATGACGACCCTGAAAACAGGCGTTTTCATGCTCAACCCAACGCCTGTGGTAGGTGCGGGCCCAGGATGGAACTATGGGATCACATGGGCAATATTGTTAATGAAGACCCACATCGGCTCTTGTTAGCCGGTAATATTCTCGCGGTTAAGGGCCTAGGCGGCTTTCACCTGGCTTGTAATGCCATGGACGAAGAGGCAGTAGATAGACTGAGACAGCTAAAAAAACGTGATGCCAAGCCCTTTGCCCTGATGGCGGCGGACCTGGAAACGGTGCGGCGCTGCTGTCGCCTTTCCGCTGCCGAAGAAGAACAGCTTATTAGCCCTGTCCGGCCAATTGTAGTGCTGCAGCAACAAGACTTATCATTGCCCCAAGCCATTAATCCCGCTCTTGACTCTTTGGGGATAATGCTGCCGTACACCCCGCTTCATCAGCTCCTTCTTTCACCGACTCTGTCGCTCGTAGTAATGACCAGTGCCAACCTTTCCAGCAACCCATTGATAACTGCGAACAAGGAGGCCCTAGAACAGCTGGGGGAGATAGCAGACTTTTTTTTAGTACATAACAGAGGGATAGTAAACCCGTGTGATGATTCAGTGGGCGCAGTAACGGGGGGCAGTTGGCAGTACACCCGGCGTGCCAGGGGCTGCGTGCCGCTGCCGGTACATCTGCGTGGAAAAGAAATGACCCCTTTATTGGCCTGCGGGCCCAATTTCAAAAATACATTTGCTCTGACGAAGGGCGAAAAGGTATTTTTAAGCCAACATTGGGGGGACCTGGATAACTACCTCAATTACCTGAAATACGAGGAGGCGGTCCCGAAGATGATGTCGCTGCTGGACATTAAGCCCGAGCTGGTGGTTCATGACCTGCACCCGGATTACCAGACCACCGCTTTTGCCGGGAAGTTATGCCGTGATTTGAGTTTACCTGCCCACGCGGTGCAGCACCATCATGCCCATATGGCCAGCTGTATGGCGGATAACGGTTTGGATGAAGAAGTAATGGCGGTAATTTGTGACGGTACCGGTTACGGGACTGACGGTGCTATCTGGGGTTTTGAATTCCTCTACGGGGACTATGGCAGCTACAGCCGCCTGGGTCATCTGCATTATCTACCGCTCCCTGGAGGAGAAGCATCCATCAAAAAGGTAGACCGTATGGCGTACGCTTTTCTTATTTCCACCCTAAATAATGGGGTTAAGCAGCAGGCCGAACAGGTGCTGCCACGGCTCGGTACTAAGGAAAGAGAGCTCCTGGACATACAGGTAAAGCGAAAAATTAATTCACCGCTTACCTCAAGCTGCGGCAGGCTCTTCGATGCTGCCGCGGCCCTGCTGGGTATCTGCAGCATTAACAAATATGAAGGTCAGGCCCCCATGGAGATGGAGGCTAAAGCTCGCCATTCCACCGATAAAGGCCAATATTACCGGCTGGAGTTAGCTAAAAATGGAGACGGTACTTTCACGCTTAATACGGCAGCGCTGTGGGCTGAAATGCTGGAGGATATCCTGGCGGGAAAAGAACCGGGCACCCTGGCGTTGAAATTTCACTGGGCGGTGGCCCGGGCTATTATCGACGGTGTCCTTCACATGGCGGCGGTCACCGGTTTGGACAAAGTGGTTTTTTCCGGCGGTGTCTTTCAAAACCGTCTCTTGACCGCCATGGTGAAAGAATTAATGGCAGAGACAAAGATAGATGAATACCTGCACCGGCAGGTGCCGCCCAATGACGGTGGGGTTTCCCTGGGACAAGCGTTGATAGGAAACGAGGTGCAGAAAAGATGTGTTTAG
- the hypB gene encoding hydrogenase nickel incorporation protein HypB, whose protein sequence is MEIKVLKNIMKRNEDLAGLNREIFDKHGIVTVNIMSSPGAGKTTILEKAIPILRKDLNLAIIEGDLMTSRDAERIKRQQVPVVQINTEGGCHLDANMINLSLNELDLADIDLIIIENVGNLVCPGTYDLGEHFKLVVLSVAEGDDKPAKYPLMFQESRACILNKIDLLPYSNFDLTTFNEDIHNLNPAMEIFHTAAFSGEGLEQWCSWLKDQVRQENYGKNDLTQEQRLK, encoded by the coding sequence TTGGAGATTAAAGTGTTAAAAAATATCATGAAACGTAACGAAGACCTGGCCGGTTTAAACCGCGAGATATTTGACAAACATGGTATTGTGACGGTGAATATCATGAGCTCACCCGGGGCGGGGAAGACCACTATTTTGGAAAAAGCGATACCTATCTTAAGGAAAGACTTGAATCTGGCAATCATAGAGGGTGACCTAATGACCAGCAGGGATGCGGAACGGATTAAGCGGCAGCAGGTACCGGTGGTTCAGATTAACACTGAGGGCGGCTGTCATTTGGATGCCAATATGATTAACCTGTCACTAAATGAACTGGATTTAGCAGACATTGACCTGATCATCATCGAAAATGTGGGTAATCTGGTCTGCCCAGGTACCTATGACTTAGGCGAGCATTTTAAATTGGTAGTTCTCAGTGTGGCTGAAGGAGACGACAAGCCGGCCAAATATCCCTTGATGTTTCAAGAGTCCCGGGCCTGCATATTGAATAAGATTGACCTGCTGCCGTACAGCAATTTTGACCTGACCACATTTAATGAGGATATACATAACTTAAATCCCGCTATGGAAATTTTCCATACTGCCGCGTTTTCCGGAGAAGGGCTGGAGCAGTGGTGCAGTTGGTTGAAAGACCAAGTACGTCAAGAAAATTATGGGAAAAATGACCTGACCCAAGAACAAAGGCTGAAGTGA
- the hypA gene encoding hydrogenase maturation nickel metallochaperone HypA: MHEIAIVDNLITVVDDQVKEHQLEKVHRVHLVVGQLTGVVEDVLRFCWQVSAEGTPWEGAQLTVDQKAAVALCADCNVEYELKEQCFACPHCGGAIKSLVTGKELYIDYIEGD, encoded by the coding sequence ATGCATGAAATCGCTATAGTCGATAACCTGATTACGGTGGTCGACGATCAGGTAAAAGAACACCAACTAGAAAAGGTACACCGGGTGCACCTGGTGGTAGGTCAACTGACTGGTGTGGTAGAAGATGTTCTGCGGTTCTGCTGGCAGGTATCCGCGGAAGGTACGCCCTGGGAGGGTGCCCAATTGACCGTTGACCAGAAAGCGGCGGTGGCTTTATGCGCTGACTGTAATGTAGAGTATGAGCTAAAAGAGCAATGCTTTGCCTGCCCCCACTGTGGTGGAGCAATCAAAAGCCTGGTTACCGGTAAGGAACTGTATATTGACTACATTGAAGGAGATTAG
- a CDS encoding TRAP transporter permease — MSKQEIAKEKNTKKFSILMITAVALALTAFQLYTAGVSLLGAWIQRDIHLVFILVLTFLIFPLSKRGKSDQATILDGILVTLAIASGLYIIVFYQEIVMRAGSYTTLDTIFGIIMILLLLEATRRAVGWVLVFIAGFFLIYTFIGPYLPGLLGHKGYGLERVVSQMYLTTEGIFGIPLGVSANYIFLFIFLTSMLEKLGMGEFLLRLAMSLMGRFVGGPAKVAVLASGFMGSLTGSAVANVVGTGTFTIPLMKSNGYKSHFAGAVESCASSGGQLMPPVMGAAAFIIAEFLGIPYIEVAVAAIIPAVLFYISILFGVHFEACRLGLKGLPKKELPSTREVLKEGWYLLLPLVALLYFLGVVQYSPIRSGFYAIVTMFIVSFVSKDTRLTWQRFVDGALAASRNTIMVALACATAGLVVGSINLTGVGLKLSSFIISLSGGYLWIALLLTGMIAIVLGMGLPTSAAYIVAGTMAAPALIEMGILPLGSHLFVFYFAIISAITPPVALAAYAASGIAQDDPMKIAFTACKIGVAAYIIPFLFAQSPALLGQGSFVSVSLALITAIIGVAALAGGSIGYFVNKAVFYERVLLIVGAFSMLYVGIYTDLLGIIAIGLALFTNIRRGQKQVVNIGKSVEEM; from the coding sequence TTGAGCAAACAGGAGATTGCTAAGGAAAAAAATACTAAGAAATTTTCTATATTAATGATTACGGCAGTGGCTCTAGCTTTAACGGCATTCCAGCTATATACCGCCGGTGTATCTCTACTTGGCGCTTGGATTCAAAGAGACATCCATTTAGTTTTTATTTTAGTTTTGACCTTTTTAATTTTTCCCTTGTCCAAGCGAGGAAAATCAGACCAGGCGACTATTCTTGACGGGATACTTGTTACGCTCGCAATAGCATCCGGGCTATATATTATAGTTTTTTATCAGGAGATAGTAATGCGCGCCGGGTCATATACCACCTTGGACACTATCTTTGGTATTATAATGATATTGCTGCTGTTGGAAGCTACCCGCCGGGCTGTGGGATGGGTATTAGTGTTCATTGCCGGCTTCTTCCTAATCTATACCTTTATCGGACCATATCTTCCGGGATTGCTGGGTCATAAGGGGTACGGTTTAGAGCGAGTGGTATCTCAGATGTACCTTACCACCGAGGGGATTTTCGGAATTCCGCTGGGGGTGTCCGCAAACTATATTTTTCTCTTTATCTTTCTTACGTCCATGCTGGAGAAACTTGGGATGGGTGAATTCCTCTTGCGTTTAGCCATGTCTCTGATGGGACGTTTCGTCGGTGGGCCGGCAAAAGTGGCCGTGTTGGCCAGCGGCTTTATGGGGTCTTTAACCGGCAGTGCAGTGGCAAACGTAGTGGGCACAGGTACTTTTACTATCCCATTAATGAAAAGTAACGGTTATAAATCTCATTTCGCCGGTGCAGTGGAATCGTGTGCTTCTTCAGGCGGGCAGTTGATGCCGCCCGTTATGGGTGCTGCAGCATTCATTATTGCCGAATTCTTAGGTATTCCTTATATTGAAGTAGCGGTAGCGGCAATTATTCCAGCAGTTTTATTTTATATTTCCATACTATTTGGCGTGCATTTTGAAGCTTGTCGCTTGGGGCTAAAGGGATTGCCAAAGAAAGAACTCCCATCAACGAGAGAAGTTCTCAAAGAAGGATGGTACTTACTATTGCCTTTAGTAGCTTTACTTTACTTTTTAGGTGTGGTTCAATATAGTCCCATCCGTTCCGGATTTTATGCTATTGTCACAATGTTTATTGTCTCATTCGTTAGCAAGGACACCCGTCTCACCTGGCAGCGTTTTGTGGACGGGGCACTGGCCGCTTCAAGAAACACTATCATGGTTGCATTGGCTTGCGCCACCGCGGGTTTAGTGGTGGGCAGTATTAATTTGACAGGTGTTGGCTTAAAATTATCGTCATTTATTATCTCCTTATCCGGCGGTTATTTATGGATAGCCCTGTTGCTCACCGGTATGATAGCTATCGTTCTTGGCATGGGGCTGCCTACCAGCGCAGCCTATATCGTAGCCGGAACCATGGCCGCACCCGCTTTAATTGAGATGGGTATACTGCCGCTGGGTTCACACCTATTCGTATTTTATTTTGCCATTATCTCTGCCATCACTCCACCGGTAGCACTGGCAGCCTATGCTGCATCAGGTATCGCCCAAGACGACCCAATGAAAATTGCTTTCACGGCCTGTAAAATTGGCGTTGCAGCCTATATAATTCCATTTTTATTCGCTCAATCACCGGCCCTGCTGGGCCAGGGTTCGTTTGTTAGCGTCAGTTTAGCGTTAATTACAGCTATAATTGGAGTTGCTGCACTAGCAGGAGGCAGCATCGGCTATTTTGTCAATAAAGCAGTATTCTATGAACGAGTGCTGTTAATTGTCGGTGCCTTCAGCATGCTTTATGTGGGTATCTATACAGACCTGCTGGGAATTATAGCAATAGGCCTGGCCCTGTTTACCAATATAAGAAGAGGACAAAAGCAAGTTGTGAATATAGGAAAAAGCGTTGAAGAAATGTAA
- a CDS encoding DUF1850 domain-containing protein, translating to MHIMPTKDWREKNRRKIGFFFLLSLGILMLAGIMWTKIFSAPSLMLSIENANSGQLIWSGPIKEGEKFQIRYTHSVDHLPVIEAYQVRQGSLVLDKVSWISFGAGLDYAGQGELILDGKWVRIINMNRQIGTLPLRVGTIADHTLQYRGSEVHLWDYAAGMDLVYISVRNNS from the coding sequence ATGCACATTATGCCAACAAAAGATTGGCGGGAGAAGAACCGGAGAAAGATCGGGTTCTTTTTCCTGCTCTCTCTTGGTATTTTAATGCTGGCAGGTATAATGTGGACAAAAATATTCAGCGCTCCTAGCTTGATGCTGTCGATAGAAAATGCAAATAGTGGTCAGCTAATTTGGAGCGGCCCGATTAAAGAGGGTGAAAAGTTCCAAATACGGTATACTCACTCGGTAGATCACCTCCCTGTAATTGAAGCTTACCAAGTGAGGCAGGGAAGCCTTGTGCTGGACAAAGTCAGTTGGATATCATTTGGTGCCGGTCTAGACTATGCCGGGCAGGGTGAGCTGATATTGGACGGGAAATGGGTTAGAATTATCAATATGAATCGGCAAATTGGTACGCTGCCCCTACGAGTTGGCACTATTGCTGACCACACTTTGCAATATCGAGGCTCGGAAGTTCACCTCTGGGACTATGCCGCTGGTATGGACTTAGTATATATATCTGTTAGAAATAACAGCTAA
- a CDS encoding TAXI family TRAP transporter solute-binding subunit: MVISALTFIVAGCSGGTPSEDESGSVERISIATGGTGGTYYPYGGSMADVINKNVQGIEAAAEVTGASVENARLLENGQTQLALMMNDVLFKATNGEEPFKGKLGLRTLFEMYPNVQHVVTLKDSGIQTIEGLKGNKVSVGAPGSGTESMAKGVLGSLGITYDAFEVLRLSFAENTQGLRDGVIDVGIWSVGAPTSSVMDLATTHDIRIINFSDSEVNKVVSALPYYNKMVLPAGTYQGQDEDVTTIAVWNTVAVNKDMPEETAYNIVKAIFEHVDTLIQVYPGAKLTTPENLVNNAVAPLHPGVIKYLEEINVEVPDRLIPPEMK, encoded by the coding sequence TTGGTTATTAGTGCACTTACTTTTATCGTTGCGGGTTGTTCTGGAGGTACTCCCAGCGAGGATGAATCCGGATCAGTAGAAAGAATTTCAATTGCCACCGGCGGTACCGGTGGAACTTATTACCCTTATGGCGGCAGCATGGCAGACGTTATTAATAAAAATGTCCAAGGAATAGAAGCAGCAGCTGAAGTCACAGGTGCTTCTGTGGAAAATGCCCGCTTGCTTGAAAATGGACAAACCCAATTAGCATTAATGATGAACGATGTATTATTTAAGGCAACTAATGGTGAAGAACCCTTCAAAGGAAAACTGGGACTGCGGACGCTTTTTGAAATGTACCCCAATGTACAGCACGTTGTTACCTTAAAAGATAGCGGCATTCAAACCATAGAAGGTTTGAAAGGAAATAAGGTTTCGGTAGGTGCTCCAGGGAGTGGTACTGAGTCAATGGCTAAGGGAGTGCTAGGTTCTTTGGGCATAACCTATGATGCTTTTGAAGTATTGCGTTTGTCCTTCGCTGAAAACACCCAAGGCCTAAGGGACGGTGTAATAGATGTTGGTATCTGGTCGGTAGGTGCTCCCACTTCTTCAGTGATGGACTTGGCTACTACCCATGATATTCGAATCATCAATTTCTCCGATAGCGAAGTAAACAAAGTTGTATCGGCGCTGCCTTATTACAATAAGATGGTATTGCCTGCCGGAACCTATCAAGGGCAAGATGAGGATGTAACTACTATTGCCGTTTGGAATACGGTAGCTGTAAATAAAGATATGCCGGAGGAAACCGCTTATAACATAGTTAAGGCCATTTTTGAGCACGTGGATACACTCATACAAGTCTACCCCGGAGCTAAGCTGACCACTCCTGAGAACCTTGTTAATAATGCTGTTGCACCTTTACATCCAGGTGTAATTAAATATCTAGAAGAAATTAATGTAGAGGTGCCCGACCGCCTCATTCCACCAGAGATGAAGTAA
- a CDS encoding sigma-54-dependent transcriptional regulator: protein MHDILIIDDEIAICSSLTFALEDSYQVSTATSAAEGLDKLNERSFSVVLLDWRLGESDGLAVLEEIKRDFPQTVVIMMTAYGTVESTVRAMKLGAYYYITKPLDVKELLLLLDNAVEYYRLSAKVKYLDEAFSESYGGIIGKSKALRRVFRLIDKVKDIDSNVLITGESGTGKELVSRAIHFLGKRKEGPFEVINCAAIPEPLLESELFGYQKGAFTGAVQNKVGKLIVANSGTLMLDEVAEMPLSLQAKILRVIQQREVTPLGSNKSLQADVRILSATNKDLLELVKQGKFREDLYFRLNVIPIHIPPLRERREDILLLIDYFISRICKSMGKKAKQLDADTKRILLEHHYPGNVRQLANIIEYAVAISPGQAITKDDLPEYLDAWASLNENKQETSDPSAEISINIGQSMLEIEKRSIEATLRHLNGHRKKTAQMLGISERSLRDKIKKYKIIKE from the coding sequence GTGCATGACATTTTAATCATCGATGATGAAATAGCCATTTGCTCATCTTTAACATTTGCGTTAGAAGATAGTTACCAAGTCAGTACGGCAACCAGCGCAGCCGAAGGTCTGGATAAATTAAATGAAAGGTCATTTTCAGTAGTGCTGCTGGATTGGCGGTTGGGAGAGAGTGACGGGTTAGCGGTTCTGGAGGAAATTAAAAGAGATTTCCCCCAAACGGTTGTGATAATGATGACAGCGTACGGCACCGTGGAGTCCACGGTAAGGGCTATGAAACTGGGAGCCTACTACTATATCACCAAACCCCTGGACGTAAAGGAGTTGCTGTTGCTGCTGGATAACGCTGTCGAATACTACAGACTTTCAGCAAAAGTTAAATACCTTGACGAAGCATTTAGCGAAAGCTATGGAGGTATCATCGGCAAAAGCAAGGCGCTGCGCCGGGTTTTTCGCCTAATTGATAAAGTTAAAGACATTGATTCAAATGTTTTAATTACTGGCGAAAGTGGTACCGGCAAAGAGCTGGTAAGTCGGGCCATTCATTTTTTGGGAAAGCGCAAAGAAGGCCCCTTTGAAGTTATCAACTGCGCCGCTATCCCCGAACCCCTCCTGGAAAGTGAACTATTTGGTTATCAAAAAGGGGCTTTCACCGGCGCGGTACAGAATAAGGTGGGAAAGCTTATCGTCGCTAACAGCGGTACTTTAATGCTTGATGAAGTTGCAGAGATGCCTCTCTCGCTTCAAGCCAAGATACTCAGGGTAATTCAACAACGAGAAGTCACACCCTTAGGTTCAAATAAATCTCTTCAAGCTGATGTACGTATTCTCTCAGCCACAAATAAGGATTTATTGGAGCTGGTGAAACAAGGGAAATTTCGCGAAGACCTTTATTTTCGGCTCAATGTAATTCCCATCCATATCCCCCCTTTAAGGGAAAGAAGAGAAGATATTTTGTTGCTAATAGATTATTTTATCAGTCGCATCTGCAAAAGTATGGGTAAGAAAGCAAAGCAGCTGGATGCAGATACCAAACGCATTTTATTGGAACATCATTATCCGGGCAACGTGCGGCAGTTGGCAAACATTATCGAGTACGCCGTGGCTATCTCCCCCGGGCAGGCAATTACTAAGGATGATCTTCCAGAGTATCTAGACGCATGGGCTTCCTTAAATGAGAACAAGCAAGAGACTTCAGACCCGTCTGCCGAAATATCCATAAATATCGGCCAGTCCATGTTGGAAATAGAAAAAAGGTCAATAGAGGCAACTCTTAGACACCTAAACGGGCATCGAAAAAAAACAGCGCAAATGTTGGGTATCAGCGAACGGTCTCTAAGAGATAAGATTAAGAAATACAAGATAATAAAAGAGTGA